The following are from one region of the Halorussus rarus genome:
- a CDS encoding DUF3179 domain-containing protein, which produces MEPTSRRAFVSAMAAAVGGLSGCLGGATPQPPSDRDEGESAQPATTTGERMGGVPVRSTALPVEYELGALRDEVLSGGPPKDGIPSIDEPTFWGVDRADRELRDRDVVFGLVRNGEVKAYPQRILVHHEIVNDVVGEQPVAVTYCPLTGTAMGFRRGETTFGVSGELLNNNLVMYDRATDSRWPQVLATAISGEFEGKSLQEFRLVWTTWRKWRTAHPETRVLSTDTDALRDYGNDPYGSYVPDPAGYYSRDATLFPPLGRDDRLPNKAVVVGVRTGDGRLAVEKSALREAGLLSGSAGSDDESTHLAVYDPTLDTAYVYRNPDDAAFDYRDGRAVAADGTSHVPADLPLDRVYAFDAMWLAWAGFYPSTGLVT; this is translated from the coding sequence ATGGAACCGACGTCGAGACGAGCGTTCGTATCCGCGATGGCGGCCGCCGTCGGCGGGCTGTCGGGGTGTCTCGGCGGTGCGACCCCGCAGCCGCCGTCGGACCGGGACGAAGGGGAGTCGGCACAGCCCGCGACCACGACGGGAGAACGAATGGGAGGAGTCCCGGTCCGCAGCACGGCGCTGCCGGTCGAGTACGAGCTCGGGGCGCTCCGCGACGAGGTGCTGTCCGGTGGCCCGCCCAAGGACGGCATCCCCTCGATCGACGAGCCCACGTTCTGGGGCGTCGACAGAGCCGACCGGGAGCTTCGCGACCGGGACGTCGTCTTCGGGCTGGTCCGTAACGGCGAGGTGAAAGCGTACCCGCAGCGGATTCTGGTCCACCACGAGATCGTCAACGACGTCGTGGGCGAGCAGCCGGTGGCGGTGACCTACTGCCCGCTGACCGGGACGGCGATGGGGTTCCGCCGGGGCGAGACCACGTTCGGCGTCTCGGGCGAGCTGCTGAACAACAACCTCGTGATGTACGACCGCGCGACCGACAGCCGCTGGCCCCAGGTGCTCGCGACGGCCATCTCCGGCGAGTTCGAGGGGAAGTCGCTGCAGGAGTTCCGGCTGGTCTGGACGACCTGGCGGAAGTGGAGGACGGCCCACCCCGAGACGAGGGTCCTCTCGACCGACACCGACGCGCTCCGCGACTACGGCAACGACCCCTACGGCTCGTACGTACCGGACCCCGCGGGCTACTACTCGCGGGACGCGACGCTGTTCCCGCCGCTCGGCCGCGACGACCGCCTGCCGAACAAGGCGGTGGTCGTGGGGGTTCGCACCGGGGACGGGCGCCTCGCGGTCGAGAAGTCCGCGCTGCGGGAGGCGGGTCTCCTGTCGGGATCGGCGGGGTCGGACGACGAGTCGACCCACCTGGCAGTCTACGACCCGACCCTCGACACGGCGTACGTCTACCGGAACCCGGACGACGCAGCCTTCGACTACCGGGACGGTCGGGCGGTCGCCGCCGACGGCACCAGCCACGTTCCGGCGGACCTGCCGCTCGACCGGGTGTACGCCTTCGACGCGATGTGGTTGGCGTGGGCTGGCTTCTACCCGAGCACGGGGCTGGTGACCTGA
- a CDS encoding response regulator, which translates to MKTGILIVDDSEFMRQRVKSALAADEYRIVAEAPNGAWAIQRYKEHADEVDLVLMDIVMRKANGLKATAAIKKLDEEVRVIMCTSVGQRQKIQLAARAGADAYITKPFEDEELTDAIDGVVAP; encoded by the coding sequence ATGAAGACCGGGATTCTCATCGTGGACGACTCGGAGTTCATGCGCCAGCGGGTCAAGAGCGCGCTCGCGGCCGACGAGTACCGCATCGTCGCCGAGGCGCCCAACGGCGCGTGGGCCATCCAGCGGTACAAGGAGCACGCCGACGAGGTCGACCTCGTGCTGATGGACATCGTGATGCGGAAGGCCAACGGGCTGAAGGCCACCGCCGCGATCAAGAAGCTCGACGAAGAGGTGCGGGTCATCATGTGCACCAGCGTGGGCCAGCGCCAGAAGATACAGTTGGCCGCGCGGGCGGGCGCCGACGCCTACATCACCAAGCCGTTCGAGGACGAGGAGCTGACCGACGCCATCGACGGGGTGGTCGCCCCGTGA
- a CDS encoding ATP-binding protein, producing the protein MAPTDDAFRREARSQIRTLNDGLLAAEAGGDADAPVAELFRVAHSLKGSCRTRGLDDAGDLAHAVEDALDALRAGAVEPTPALIDEALATVDLLEATVRTDAVGGDVEGDVAATCASLRATLDEERARTPTDSDATLDAAASGFADPDDDWDPAEEGLSDDVVAALEETSEFDDIDGLLDGLDDPADDEELDGWGMLGDEGDLGTDSATSGSTSADSLRGADDADSAAGPGPAETPDEPSAFFEETKRRVDDDQGVDDLQADIDAVEFGEFDDEDTYTIEELLALEPEEDPDEDAAAAPSEDGAAGPASESADAPTGSGDSPDLPPDLLGTGDVDADPAGGAAVGESSGEPADAIGDPLGLADADPSPDDDQDGAVGAPDATTDASGEPDADGEVEGVDETDETEETEEPGTFVFGGDEAEDAPESGDGSVSPGEPTSSATPDEASDAEPATAADDGTDADTVAADDGAPDADPVPDDDSIPDADSVPTAESAPNADSLPDPDAMPDAEPASDADPMPDPDSLPETDLGVDLRGEFDADLDGDSDAGGGAEMDVAVDEEMAEFESRFGDLLGTGPGSEDAGDEGEVFRSAVPTIEASSLDAAEFPDRGGERAGDTREFDRLQATTVDVETADRLLNVAEELSLSHLRLDEAVGPETDEAVREEVSNLLRIVTEYRRTVVDVRLVGLETALEEIPRTVRDVARSQGKEVEVVADDADVELDRSIVDRLRDPLVHLARNAVDHGIEPPEEREAAGKARDGTVAISAERVGDEVVVELSDDGRGVDPEAVRDRAVENGVVTRAEAAELSDEQTYDLLFEPGFTTSDEVTDVSGRGVGMDVVHRTVADLNGTVSVESDPGVGTTVRLTVPVSIALTEVLFVATTGQTFGVPMTAVEQVTPAPPVETENGREVVRRSDLDLVGGLPEGVEAEDAYPHVRLASALGLEGSDTDSEPEAGDQMVWLRTQAGRLALRCDRMVTSQEVVVRPYGDLLRDVPGVSGATTLGDGRAVNVLDVATL; encoded by the coding sequence ATGGCTCCGACTGACGACGCCTTCCGCCGCGAGGCGAGGTCCCAGATCCGCACGCTGAACGACGGCCTGCTCGCCGCCGAGGCCGGCGGGGACGCGGACGCGCCGGTCGCCGAGCTGTTCCGGGTCGCCCACTCGCTCAAGGGGTCGTGCCGGACCCGCGGGCTCGACGACGCCGGCGACCTGGCCCACGCGGTCGAGGACGCGCTCGACGCGCTCCGGGCCGGCGCGGTCGAACCGACGCCCGCGCTGATCGACGAGGCGCTGGCGACCGTCGACCTCCTCGAAGCGACGGTCCGGACCGACGCTGTCGGCGGCGACGTCGAGGGCGACGTCGCCGCGACCTGCGCGTCACTTCGGGCGACCCTCGACGAGGAGCGCGCGCGGACGCCGACCGACTCGGACGCGACGCTCGACGCCGCCGCGTCCGGCTTCGCCGACCCTGACGACGACTGGGACCCCGCCGAGGAGGGGCTGAGCGACGACGTCGTCGCGGCGCTCGAGGAGACCTCCGAGTTCGACGACATCGACGGCCTGCTCGACGGGCTGGACGACCCGGCCGACGACGAGGAACTCGACGGGTGGGGCATGCTCGGCGACGAGGGCGACCTCGGGACCGACTCCGCGACGTCCGGTTCGACTTCGGCCGACTCCTTGCGAGGGGCCGACGACGCCGACTCCGCCGCCGGCCCTGGTCCCGCGGAGACCCCAGACGAACCCTCGGCGTTCTTCGAGGAGACGAAACGGCGGGTCGACGACGACCAGGGCGTCGACGACCTCCAGGCCGACATCGACGCGGTCGAGTTCGGCGAGTTCGACGACGAGGACACCTACACCATCGAGGAGCTGCTGGCGCTCGAACCAGAGGAGGATCCGGACGAGGACGCCGCGGCGGCCCCCTCCGAGGACGGCGCCGCCGGACCGGCGTCGGAATCGGCCGACGCCCCGACCGGAAGCGGCGACTCCCCTGACCTGCCGCCCGACCTGCTCGGGACCGGCGACGTCGACGCCGACCCGGCGGGCGGCGCGGCGGTCGGCGAGAGCAGCGGCGAGCCTGCCGACGCGATCGGCGACCCCCTCGGGCTGGCCGACGCCGATCCGTCGCCGGACGACGACCAAGACGGGGCGGTCGGTGCGCCCGACGCGACGACCGACGCGAGTGGCGAGCCAGACGCGGACGGCGAGGTCGAGGGAGTCGACGAGACCGACGAGACCGAAGAGACCGAAGAGCCGGGCACGTTCGTCTTCGGGGGCGACGAGGCCGAGGACGCGCCGGAATCCGGCGACGGATCGGTCTCGCCCGGGGAACCGACGTCGTCCGCGACGCCGGACGAGGCGTCGGACGCGGAACCAGCGACCGCGGCGGACGACGGGACGGACGCCGACACGGTCGCGGCCGACGACGGGGCACCGGACGCTGATCCGGTTCCGGACGACGACTCGATCCCCGACGCGGACTCGGTGCCTACTGCGGAGTCGGCCCCGAACGCGGACTCGCTTCCGGACCCGGACGCGATGCCGGACGCCGAACCGGCGTCGGACGCCGACCCGATGCCGGACCCCGACTCGCTGCCCGAGACCGACCTCGGCGTGGACCTCCGCGGCGAGTTCGACGCCGACCTCGACGGCGACTCCGACGCGGGCGGCGGCGCCGAGATGGACGTCGCGGTCGACGAGGAGATGGCGGAGTTCGAGTCGCGGTTCGGCGACCTGCTCGGCACCGGGCCGGGGAGCGAGGACGCCGGCGACGAGGGCGAGGTCTTCCGGTCTGCGGTGCCGACCATCGAGGCGAGCAGCCTCGACGCCGCGGAGTTCCCGGACCGGGGCGGGGAGCGCGCCGGCGACACCCGGGAGTTCGACCGGCTGCAGGCGACGACCGTCGACGTCGAGACCGCCGACCGACTGCTGAACGTCGCCGAGGAGCTGTCGCTGTCACACCTCCGGCTCGACGAGGCGGTCGGCCCCGAGACCGACGAGGCCGTCCGCGAGGAGGTGTCGAACCTGCTCCGGATCGTCACCGAGTACCGCCGGACCGTCGTCGACGTGCGGCTCGTGGGGCTCGAGACCGCGCTCGAGGAGATCCCCCGGACCGTCCGGGACGTGGCTCGCTCGCAGGGCAAGGAGGTCGAGGTCGTCGCCGACGACGCCGACGTGGAGCTCGACCGCTCCATCGTCGACCGGCTCCGGGACCCGCTGGTCCACCTCGCGCGCAACGCGGTCGACCACGGCATCGAACCGCCCGAGGAGCGCGAGGCGGCCGGCAAGGCGCGAGACGGGACCGTCGCCATCTCGGCCGAGCGCGTCGGCGACGAGGTGGTCGTCGAGCTCTCGGACGACGGTCGGGGCGTCGACCCCGAGGCGGTCCGCGACCGAGCCGTCGAGAACGGCGTCGTCACCCGGGCCGAGGCCGCGGAATTGAGCGACGAGCAGACCTACGACCTGCTGTTCGAGCCGGGATTCACCACCAGCGATGAGGTGACCGACGTGAGCGGCCGGGGCGTCGGCATGGACGTGGTCCACCGGACGGTCGCCGACCTCAACGGCACGGTGAGCGTCGAGAGCGACCCCGGCGTGGGGACCACCGTTCGGCTCACGGTCCCGGTGTCCATCGCGCTGACCGAGGTGCTGTTCGTGGCGACGACCGGCCAGACGTTCGGCGTCCCGATGACCGCGGTCGAGCAGGTGACGCCCGCACCGCCGGTCGAGACCGAGAACGGCCGGGAGGTGGTCCGGCGGTCGGACCTCGACCTCGTGGGCGGCCTGCCGGAGGGCGTCGAGGCCGAGGACGCCTACCCCCACGTTCGGCTGGCGTCCGCGCTGGGGCTCGAGGGCTCCGACACCGACTCCGAGCCCGAGGCCGGCGACCAGATGGTCTGGCTCCGCACCCAGGCCGGCCGGCTCGCGCTGCGGTGCGACCGGATGGTGACGTCCCAGGAGGTCGTGGTCCGGCCCTACGGCGACCTGCTCCGGGACGTCCCCGGCGTCAGCGGGGCGACCACGCTGGGCGACGGCCGCGCGGTGAACGTGCTGGACGTGGCAACGCTATGA
- a CDS encoding mandelate racemase/muconate lactonizing enzyme family protein: protein MVRNYESLHDPNAEYTMRDLSAETMEATGARGGGRDVEITDVQTTMVDGNFPWTLVRVYTDAGVVGTGEAYWGAGVPELVERMKPFVVGENPLDIDRLYEHLIQKMSGEGSIQGVTVTAISGIEIALHDVAGKLLDVPAYQLLGGKYRDQVRVYCDCHAGEEADPESNAAEAERVVEELGYDALKFDLDVPSGHEKDRANRHLRNPEIDHKVEIVEAVTEAVGDRADVAFDCHWTFSAGSAKRLASALEEYDIWWLEDPVPPENLDVQANVTHSTTTPIAAGENVYRKHGQRRLVEEQAVDIVAPDMPKTGGMRETRKIADMADTYYIPVAMHNVSSPVATMASAHVGAAIPNSLAVEYHSYQLGWWEDLVEEDVIEDGHITVPEEPGLGVTLDMDTVEEHMVEGEELFDEA, encoded by the coding sequence ATGGTTCGTAACTACGAGTCGCTCCACGACCCGAACGCCGAGTACACCATGCGGGACCTCTCGGCGGAGACGATGGAGGCCACCGGAGCGCGCGGCGGGGGCCGGGACGTAGAGATCACCGACGTTCAGACCACGATGGTCGACGGCAACTTCCCGTGGACGCTCGTCCGCGTCTACACCGACGCCGGCGTCGTGGGGACCGGCGAGGCCTACTGGGGCGCGGGCGTACCCGAACTCGTCGAGCGGATGAAGCCGTTCGTGGTCGGCGAGAACCCCCTGGACATCGACCGGCTCTACGAGCACCTGATCCAGAAGATGTCCGGCGAGGGCTCGATCCAGGGCGTGACCGTCACCGCCATCTCGGGCATCGAGATCGCGCTCCACGACGTCGCGGGCAAGCTGCTCGACGTCCCCGCCTACCAGCTGCTCGGCGGGAAGTACCGCGACCAGGTCCGGGTGTACTGCGACTGCCACGCCGGCGAGGAGGCCGACCCCGAGTCGAACGCCGCGGAGGCCGAGCGCGTGGTCGAGGAGCTGGGCTACGACGCACTGAAGTTCGACCTCGACGTGCCCTCGGGCCACGAGAAGGACCGCGCGAACCGCCACCTCCGCAACCCAGAGATCGACCACAAGGTCGAGATCGTCGAGGCCGTCACCGAGGCCGTCGGCGACCGGGCCGACGTCGCCTTCGACTGCCACTGGACCTTCTCGGCGGGCAGCGCGAAGCGCCTCGCGAGCGCCCTCGAGGAGTACGACATCTGGTGGCTAGAGGACCCGGTCCCGCCGGAGAACCTCGACGTCCAGGCCAACGTCACCCACTCGACGACCACGCCCATCGCCGCGGGCGAGAACGTCTACCGAAAGCACGGCCAGCGCCGGCTGGTCGAGGAGCAGGCGGTCGACATCGTCGCGCCCGACATGCCCAAGACCGGCGGGATGCGCGAGACCCGCAAGATAGCGGACATGGCTGACACCTACTACATCCCGGTCGCGATGCACAACGTCTCCTCGCCGGTCGCCACGATGGCGTCGGCCCACGTCGGCGCGGCCATCCCGAACTCGCTGGCGGTCGAGTACCACAGCTACCAGCTGGGCTGGTGGGAGGACCTCGTCGAGGAGGACGTCATCGAGGACGGCCACATCACGGTCCCGGAGGAGCCCGGCCTCGGCGTGACCCTCGACATGGACACGGTCGAGGAGCACATGGTCGAGGGCGAGGAGTTGTTCGACGAAGCGTAG
- a CDS encoding group I truncated hemoglobin, translating into MSQTLYERLGGRDAIAAVVESFYERVLDDERVAHFFEDADVASLRTHQTQFLASATGGPVEYDGADLETAHAHLDIGAQDFEIIAVHLDEALASFEVPDGERGEVLAAVGELEPAVVSAE; encoded by the coding sequence GTGTCCCAGACCCTCTACGAACGGCTCGGCGGTCGCGACGCCATCGCGGCGGTGGTCGAATCGTTCTACGAGCGCGTCCTCGACGACGAGCGCGTGGCTCACTTCTTCGAGGACGCCGACGTGGCGTCGCTCCGGACCCACCAGACCCAGTTCCTCGCGTCCGCGACGGGCGGTCCGGTCGAGTACGACGGCGCGGACCTCGAGACCGCCCACGCCCACCTCGACATCGGCGCGCAGGACTTCGAGATCATCGCGGTCCACCTCGACGAGGCGCTGGCGTCGTTCGAGGTGCCCGACGGCGAGCGCGGCGAGGTCCTCGCCGCGGTCGGCGAACTCGAACCGGCCGTCGTCTCGGCGGAGTGA